A portion of the Eulemur rufifrons isolate Redbay chromosome 30, OSU_ERuf_1, whole genome shotgun sequence genome contains these proteins:
- the PLAC1 gene encoding placenta-specific protein 1, translated as MKVFELIVGMVLLTSVFSVCSGQNPMTVLCSIDWFMVTVHPLMLNNDVYVHFHELHMGLGCPANHVQPHVYQFTYRVTECGIRAKVVSQDMVIYSTEMHYASKGTSSKYVIPVSCVAPQKSPWLTMPCSMRVASMSGTPAQNDETCYEVFSLAPPGQRPNCDCPPCVFNEGAYPQAPHQQAEAQEARSMQPSYFVDISEDWCLHSDDLIGPM; from the coding sequence ATGAAAGTTTTCGAGCTGATAGTAGGGATGGTCCTCCTCACCTCTGTGTTTTCCGTCTGTTCTGGACAAAATCCAATGACTGTGCTGTGCTCCATAGACTGGTTCATGGTCACAGTACACCCCCTCATGTTGAACAACGATGTATATGTACACTTTCATGAGTTGCACATGGGCCTGGGTTGCCCTGCCAACCATGTCCAGCCACATGTCTACCAGTTCACTTACCGTGTTACCGAGTGTGGCATCAGGGCTAAGGTTGTCTCCCAGGATATGGTTATCTATAGCACTGAGATGCACTATGCCTCTAAGGGCACGTCATCCAAGTATGTGATCCCAGTGTCATGCGTTGCCCCTCAAAAGTCCCCATGGCTCACCATGCCCTGCTCCATGAGAGTAGCCAGCATGAGTGGGACCCCAGCCCAGAATGATGAGACATGCTACGAGGTGTTCAGCTTGGCACCACCCGGCCAAAGGCCCAACTGCGATTGTCCACCTTGTGTCTTCAATGAAGGAGCATATCCCCAGGCTCCCCATCAACAAGCAGAGGCACAAGAGGCCCGTTCTATGCAGCCATcttactttgttgatatttctgaGGATTGGTGTCTTCACTCGGATGATCTGATTGGTCCTATGTGA